In a genomic window of Deltaproteobacteria bacterium:
- a CDS encoding phosphodiester glycosidase family protein, which translates to MSRCNHHRTFLLILAICLSWVPPLLGEWKEIGPTLNYQLVQKDFPIHLFKIDPKQWSLDILVASHYGMTTLTAKEFREKSRATLVINGGFFNEHFKSLGLLVRKSEIINPLRKADWGIFQVQEKTASIIHRKEWTGLGVITAIQVGPRLLISGKIPFFKPEQNPHRRSAVGITETGEIVIALSESPLYLSSWAKILQQWAVSALSLDGGGSSQLSATLPGFSLEVSGTTGVPNVVAIFQKN; encoded by the coding sequence TTGTCGAGATGCAATCATCATAGAACATTCCTCCTAATACTGGCGATCTGCCTCTCCTGGGTCCCTCCGCTTTTAGGGGAGTGGAAAGAGATCGGACCAACCCTTAACTATCAGCTTGTCCAAAAAGATTTCCCCATTCATCTTTTCAAAATTGATCCTAAACAATGGTCGCTCGACATCCTTGTCGCCTCCCATTATGGGATGACGACCCTGACTGCCAAGGAATTCCGCGAAAAAAGCCGTGCCACCCTCGTTATTAACGGCGGCTTCTTCAATGAACATTTTAAATCACTTGGGCTTCTGGTTCGAAAAAGTGAGATTATTAATCCACTGCGAAAGGCCGACTGGGGAATTTTTCAGGTTCAGGAGAAGACCGCTTCCATTATCCACCGCAAGGAATGGACCGGGCTTGGTGTCATCACGGCGATTCAGGTTGGTCCACGCCTTTTGATCAGCGGGAAAATTCCTTTTTTCAAACCGGAGCAAAATCCCCATCGACGCTCCGCCGTTGGAATAACAGAAACAGGAGAAATCGTCATCGCCCTCTCCGAGAGCCCCCTCTATCTGAGTTCGTGGGCCAAGATCCTGCAACAATGGGCGGTCTCTGCCTTGAGCCTTGATGGCGGAGGCTCGTCTCAACTATCAGCAACGCTCCCTGGATTTTCACTGGAAGTTTCGGGAACGACGGGGGTTCCCAACGTTGTAGCGATATTCCAAAAAAACTAA